A region from the Acyrthosiphon pisum isolate AL4f chromosome A1, pea_aphid_22Mar2018_4r6ur, whole genome shotgun sequence genome encodes:
- the LOC103307792 gene encoding uncharacterized protein K02A2.6-like, protein MEFNKPEALKLTGNVAENYKLFKEEVLVFFEATETTTKPEKVQVARLLNLIGSDGVKIYRTFNVEPKDETVEIVFKKLEEYCTPKRNEVMEHYRFFMRKQEFSEPFDKFYADLRNLIKSCCFGETEEKLLRTQIVLGISDKDLQSKLLREDLSLEKVIRHCQATEQAEINRKILVQENEAKIEVMEKKKLNKPNKYSSTRWAMEKQQQQSQLPIKQEGGENLRKTPRESGNVSAQKYKFNCTKCGKTHSINECPAYKKSCNICGYKNHFAIMCRNKIKSESKQLNTVVEENKVSEYLCLDKIEVDDTCNTWTDIVKINGTNVEIKLDTGAQLNVMPVELYKKINVNKLEKSEVIIKTFGGFTMKSQGKISNKQCKGNIRFEVVEYKGMPILGLKDCKILKYKLNEMSEIQLDNKKEKFIKENIDIFSGIGKFPDKIKIKVKKGSVPVISQPRRIPIKLTDKFKQLIEKLSKQKIIEKCLEPSEWQHPLVSIEKPDKSLRMCLDPIALNKCIIREMVQIPTIDEIRSKLTNKKYFTLCDLKDGFYQCELDSDSKKYCAFSTPFGSYQFKRLPFGLANAPEIFQQLTSKYFGGIENVCVYFDDILVSGETQKEHEEALNKVVEQARKLNIKFNLKKLQFEVNEVRFLGMIFSEKRIKPDPDRVKSIIQLSTPQNIKQLQSFLGMVNYLRLFIPNMSELVEPLRNLLKKNLVWSWGKNCEIAFNKLKNILIELPALSNYNAKDVFTIQCDASEKALGCCLLQNDRPVYYASRCLSETEQMYAQIEKEMLGMVFACKKFHKLIYGQDVIKISTDHQPLINVMKKEINKIPNNRLRRMRLKLLIYNTDVKYCPGKYMYIADLLSRNYIQRTELTDESLNDVVHMISEFDVQFKNNRLEQLIKETYKDEHLGKVLKYLDEGWPKKIVESGEIRHYFKIKNELIKEKEIIYYENRIVVPKSLRMYIIKKLHETHIGITKTLKKSKQIFYWPGMSSDLKNFIEACEICKKFSCSKIKEPLLQHAIPELPFQKIGIDIAEIERSNYLVIMDYFSRWIEVLSMKDKTSETVISLLKIVFSRFGIPEEIVADNNPCGSREFKQFAEEWHFNVTLSSPNYPKSNGLAEKAVGIAKNMIKKSKSENQDLNLYLLNYRNAPVAGLPWSPAQMLQSRMLRSKTNSLNKKILSPNVVDCSEENKLKKLKQKNWYDKTATNVQQEFKPNENIMLQNKFSKLWSKAVVLSKTNWPRSYLVKDEKGKTLRRNTKFMKKVSSYDLSLGGSDDEIGSDDEIIATKAIVRTQKGRVVKKPIRLGID, encoded by the exons ATGGAGTTTAATAAACCAGAAGCACTAAAATTAACTGGCAATGTtgctgaaaattataaattatttaaggaaGAAGTTCTAGTGTTTTTCGAAGCCACAGAAACAACTACAAAGCCAGAGAAGGTACAGGTGGcaagattattaaatttaattggcaGCGACGGTGTCAAAATTTACAGAACATTCAATGTTGAACCAAAGGACGAAACAGTTGAAATTGTGTTCAAAAAATTGGAAGAGTATTGTACTCCAAAAAGAAATGAAGTAATGGAACATTATAGGTTTTTTATGAGGAAACAAGAGTTTAGTGAACCGTTCGACAAATTCTACGCTGATTTAAGGAACCTCATCAAGAGTTGTTGTTTTGGAGAAACAGAAGAAAAATTGTTACGAACACAAATTGTTCTTGGTATCAGCGACAAAGATCTTCAATCAAAATTACTACGAGAAGATTTAAGTTTAGAAAAAGTGATACGTCATTGTCAGGCTACTGAACAAGCAGAAATTAACAGGAAGATACTAGTGCAAGAAAATGAAGCCAAAATTGAAGTTATGGAGAAGAAAAAACTGAACAAACCGAACAAATACAGTTCAACAAGATGGGCGATGgagaaacaacaacaacaaagtCAGCTACCGATCAAACAAGAAGGAGGAGAAAACCTAAGGAAAACACCAAGGGAAAGTGGTAATGTATcagcacaaaaatataaatttaattgtactaAGTGTGGTAAAACACATAGCATTAATGAGTGTCCagcatataaaaaaagttgtaatatATGTGGATACAAAAATCATTTTGCGATAATGtgtagaaacaaaataaaaagtgaGAGTAAACAGTTAAATACAGTAGTGGAAGAGAATAAAGTAAGTGAATATTTATGTTTGGATAAAATTGAAGTGGATGATACATGTAATACTTGGACAgatattgtgaaaataaatggtacaaatgtagaaataaaattaGACACTGGCGCACAGTTGAATGTTATGCCTGTagaactgtataaaaaaattaatgtaaataaattagagAAGAGTGAAGTCATTATAAAGACATTTGGTGGATTTACAATGAAATCACAAGGTAAAATAAGT AATAAGCAATGTAAAGGAAATATTAGATTTGAGGTAGTCGAATACAAAGGAATGCCAATACTTGGGCTTAAAGATTGTaagatcttaaaatataaactaaatgaaATGAGTGAGATCCAGctagataataaaaaagaaaaatttataaaagaaaatattgacatatttagTGGCATAGGGAAATTTCcagataaaatcaaaattaaagtaaaaaaaggtAGTGTACCTGTAATAAGTCAGCCTAGACGAATTCCAATAAAATTAAcagataaatttaaacaattaattgagAAATTGAGTAAGCAGAAAATAATTGAGAAATGTTTGGAGCCTAGTGAATGGCAACATCCCTTAGTAAGTATAGAAAAACCTGATAAGTCCTTAAGAATGTGTTTAGATCCAATAGCATTAAATAAGTGTATAATTAGGGAAATGGTACAAATTCCTACGATTGATGAAATAAgaagtaaattaacaaataaaaagtatttcacGCTTTGTGATCTAAAAGATGGATTTTATCAATGTGAATTGGATAGTGATTCTAAGAAATATTGTGCTTTCAGTACACCATTTGGCTCTTATCAGTTTAAAAGACTGCCCTTTGGATTAGCTAATGCTCCAGAAATATTTCAACAGTTGACATCAAAATACTTCGGGGGTATTGAGAATGTTTGTGTATACTTTGACGACATACTTGTGAGTGGAGAAACGCAAAAAGAACATGAGGAAGCATTAAATAAGGTAGTAGAACAGGctaggaaattaaatattaaattcaatctaaaaaaattgcaatttgaAGTAAATGAAGTTAGATTTTTAGGCATGATATTTAGTGAGAAAAGAATTAAACCAGATCCAGATAGAGTTAAATCTATTATTCAGTTAAGTACACCACAAAATATAAAGCAACTTCAATCATTTTTAGGGATGGTGAACTATTTAAGATTATTCATTCCTAATATGTCAGAGTTAGTAGAACCATtaagaaatttattaaaaaaaaatcttgtgtGGTCATGGGGAAAAAATTGTGAGATTgcttttaataaactaaaaaatatattaattgaattaccAGCCCTTAGTAATTACAATGCAAAAGATGTTTTTACTATACAGTGTGATGCGTCTGAAAAGGCGTTAGGGTGTTGTTTATTACAAAATGATCGACCTGTGTATTATGCATCAAGGTGCTTGAGCGAAACAGAACAAATGTACGCACAAATTGAAAAAGAAATGTTAGGGATGGTGTTCGCATGTAAGaagtttcataaattaatttatgggcaagatgtaattaaaatatctactgATCATCAACCgttaataaatgtaatgaaaaaagaaataaataaaatacctaataacagGTTAAGACGAATGAGACTTAaactgttaatttataatactgatGTAAAATATTGCCCTGGAAAGTACATGTATATAGCAGATTTACTAAGTAGAAATTATATTCAAAGAACTGAGTTAACTGATGAAAGTTTAAATGATGTAGTACATATGATTAGTGAGTTTGatgtacagtttaaaaataacaggTTAGAACAACTTATAAAAGAAACGTACAAAGATGAACATTTAGGtaaagtgttaaaatatttggatgAGGGCTGGCCCAAAAAAATTGTGGAGAGTGGTGAAATAAgacattactttaaaataaaaaatgaactgATTAAAGAAAAAGAGATTATTTACTATGAGAACAGAATAGTTGTGCCTAAATCGTTAAGGATGTACATAATCAAGAAATTACATGAGACACATATTGGAATaaccaaaacattaaaaaagagcaagcaaatattttattggccaGGGATGTCATCAgacttaaaaaattttattgaggCATGTGAAATATGTAAGAAGTTTAGTTGCAGTAAAATAAAAGAACCACTATTACAACATGCTATTCCTGAATTACCATTCCAAAAAATAGGAATAGATATAGCTGAGATAGAACGCTCAAATTACTTAGTAATAATGGACTATTTTTCGAGGTGGATTGAGGTTCTGAGTATGAAGGATAAAACTAGTGAAACTGTAATATCActgttaaaaatagtatttagtcGTTTTGGGATACCTGAGGAAATAGTGGCTGACAACAATCCATGTGGTAGTAGAGAATTTAAACAGTTTGCTGAAGAATGGCATTTTAACGTAACACTGTCAAGCCCCAACTATCCCAAAAGCAATGGTCTGGCTGAGAAAGCTGTGGGGATagcaaaaaatatgataaaaaagtcTAAAAGTGAGAAtcaagatttaaatttatatctgtTAAATTATAGGAACGCCCCTGTAGCAGGATTACCTTGGTCTCCAGCACAAATGCTACAAAGTAGAATGTTGAGATCTAAaactaatagtttaaataaaaaaattttaagtccTAATGTGGTAGACTGCTctgaagaaaataaattaaaaaaattaaaacaaaaaaattggtatGACAAAACAGCCACAAATGTTCAACAAGAGTTTAAACCGAATGAAAACATTAtgttacaaaacaaattttcaaaactatgGTCTAAAGCTGTGGTTTTGAGTAAAACTAATTGGCCTAGATCATATTTAGTGAAGGATGAAAAGGGTAAAACACTTAGgcgaaatacaaaatttatgaaaaaagtgAGTAGTTATGATTTAAGTTTGGGTGGAAGTGATGATGAAATTGGAAGTGATGATGAAATT ataGCAACAAAAGCAATTGTCAGAACCCAAAAAGGAAGAGTAGTAAAAAAACCTATAAGACTAGGAATtgattaa